The proteins below come from a single Diadema setosum chromosome 21, eeDiaSeto1, whole genome shotgun sequence genomic window:
- the LOC140244574 gene encoding uncharacterized protein: protein MASKPFHTSTKEPVSMKLRGLNTSKKVTRQLEIDSRRMEERLRELKLAMNREKQERERQGSAGSGGIWSSGKPGALTTHGNELVKKKSPTKPAKPGEQKVRKIKVLKDTPIEVPNRAPKKYPAGEPMTSVRKSFSGPACGQCEERAVALTCMECGENYCAGCFAKFHLKGALRQHRSIPYQPDKEKTSPHNSIAASNSKPSVTKISSSADSHSLSSETKVIIPQTAPPANPSPGPGGKSLFDGEYNEEESAASFAAALAEWRQAKKGGQQIQNGQDGKKSVHDMGSGTSAVDNSDKRPVEINFHDNEALSYADRLLLKKHRRTELPSALSPTPSQLADHYLTRGAESRTGDTELTNGHYNPSEEELEMAEEHQRYADMFGGNRRTPSAEMERPKSSVTIMEITEEDALNEKDIDVQSVYSVQEWDGTTSTPSPRTTIVNSKQSDVVIAEHDDSPKPSPEMTTAGKVGSRPTESAKDKKIKATTNRPPSQGPNQKKSGGKNENRPSSQRSKVEEKKPSSTVRNGSSRASSRNENCGKQIADAKGSSSRSGKESSRKPDRAGQRSGKESARGRAVEPERPPSTGLTTLPSRSLQEISRMQVTKQHEGYGEGLGAFFTGGILGGEAGEKVEMGQEKKASDRLKDSRTPTNELPECSYKGPSTSWRPDSSLSNHPDQPVTVFSPSPPKQSRDAKSSGAAGRKRSSIRTSAEKPIQPSAGGKSERTGTSRKASGKSSGRVKAGASDDDHTIHWVLSQQKRLADDHSAASSASTLPDRSSSRIEVDGDDLTSYDDDGLAGDREKADKETLEQLTWELASNEGRITADGRISSMSLIQDLDEEKMLQLPEEYQDLALGIVQDDGLGSGLSTPCNDLSLDRLSEEELRSDFELAADNQRYKDEVEALH from the exons GTAGTGCTGGATCTGGTGgaatctggtcgtcggggaaacCTGGCGCCTTGACAACACATGGCAATGAACTCGTGAAAAAGAAGAGTCCTACCAAACCTGCAAAGCCTGGGGAACAGAAG GTCCGAAAGATCAAAGTTCTCAAGGATACACCAATAG AGGTGCCAAATCGTGCCCCCAAGAAGTACCCAGCTGGAGAGCCGATGACGTCAGTGAGGAAATCCTTCTCTGGGCCAGCGTGTGGTCAGTGTGAGGAGCGAGCCGTGGCTTTG ACTTGCATGGAATGTGGTGAAAACTACTGCGCTGGCTGCTTTGCCAAATTTCACCTCAAGGGGGCGCTCCGTCAGCATCGCTCTATCCCGTACCAAcctgacaaagaaaaaactTCTCCACATAACAG CATTGCTGCAAGTAACAGCAAGCCCAGTGTCACAAAGATTTCATCCAGTGCAGACAGCCATTCCTTGAGCAGTGAGACCAAAGTCATCATTCCTCAAACAGCGCCACCAGCA AATCCATCGCCGGGCCCGGGGGGTAAGAGTCTCTTTGATGGCGAGTACAACGAGGAGGAGAGTGCTGCCTCTTTTGCTGCAGCTCTCGCAGAATGGAGGCAGGCTAAGAAAGGGGGTCAGCAAATTCAGAATGGTCAGGATGGAAAGAAAAGTG TCCATGACATGGGTAGCGGAACATCTGCAGTGGACAACTCGGACAAGCGGCCAGTAGAGATCAACTTCCATGACAACGAAGCGCTGAGCTATGCGGATCGTCTTCTGCTGAAGAAGCACCGGCGCACCGAGCTACCCTCAGCGCTGAGCCCTACCCCCAGCCAACTGGCTGACCACTACCTGACCAGGGGGGCTGAGTCCCGGACGGGAGATACTGAGTTGACCAACGGACACTACAACCCCTCAG AGGAGGAGCTGGAGATGGCAGAGGAGCACCAACGCTATGCTGACATGTTTGGTGGTAACAGACGGACCCCTTCTGCTGAGATGGAACGTCCCAAGAGCAGCGTCACCATCATGGAAATCACAGAAGAG GATGCCCTGAATGAAAAAGATATAGATGTCCAgtcagtgtacagtgtacaggagTGGGACGGAACAACAAGCACCCCCTCACCTCGCACCACCATCGTCAATTCCAAACAATCTGATGTTGTAATAGCAGAGCATGACGACTCTCCCAAACCATCCCCTGAGATGACAACTGCCGGCAAAGTAGGCTCAAGGCCAACAGAATCTGcgaaagacaagaaaataaaagcCACAACGAACCGACCACCATCTCAGGGACCAAATCAGAAAAAATCCGGAGGGAAGAATGAGAATCGACCTTCATCACAGCGAAGCAAGGTAGAGGAGAAAAAACCCTCGTCAACAGTGAGAAACGGGAGCAGTCGTGCGTCATCGCGGAACGAGAACTGTGGTAAGCAGATCGCAGATGCAAAAGGCAGCTCAAGCAGGTCAGGCAAGGAGTCGTCACGGAAACCGGACAGGGCGGGGCAGAGGAGTGGAAAAGAGAGTGCCAGGGGAAGGGCGGTGGAGCCAGAGAGACCCCCTTCCACCGGTCTCACCACCCTTCCCTCTAGGAGCCTGCAGGAGATTAGCAGGATGCAGGTTACCAAGCAACACGAGGGTTATGGAGAAGGGCTTGGTGCATTTTTTACTGGTGGCATCCTCGGAGGGGAAGCAGGTGAGAAGGTAGAGATGGGACAGGAAAAGAAGGCATCAGATCGGTTGAAGGACAGCAGAACTCCCACCAACGAACTACCAGAGTGCAGTTATAAAG GTCCCTCTACTAGTTGGCGTCCAGACAGCAGTCTTTCCAACCACCCTGACCAGCCAGTGACAGTCTTCTCACCCTCCCCACCCAAGCAGTCCAGAGATGCCAAGTCTTCGGGTGCGGCTGGAAGGAAGCGCTCTTCCATCCGAACATCGGCTGAGAAGCCCATCCAACCATCGGCTGGGGGGAAATCAGAGAGGACGGGTACGTCCCGAAAGGCGTCCGGGAAGTCGTCTGGAAGAGTGAAGGCAGGAGCATCGGATGATGACCACACTATCCACTGGGTTCTCAGCCAGCAGAAGAGACTCGCCGACGACCACTCGGCTGCGTCCAGCGCCTCTACCCTACCGGACAGGAGCAGCAGCCGCATCGAGGTCGACGGCGACGACCTGACCTCGTACGATGACGATGGGCTGGCTGGTGATCGGGAGAAGGCAGACAAAGAGACCCTGGAGCAACTCACCTGGGAGCTTGCCTCAAATGAAGGCAGAATCACTG CTGATGGCCGCATCTCCAGTATGAGCCTCATCCAGGATCTGGACGAGGAGAAGATGCTCCAACTACCCGAGGAGTACCAGGACCTGGCCCTGGGCATAGTCCAGGACGATGGACTGGGATCTGGTCTCAGCACTCCCTGCAATGACCTTTCCCTGGACAGGCTCAGCGAGGAAGAGCTGCGCTCCGATTTCGAGCTCGCTGCCGACAACCAGCGCTACAAGGATGAGGTGGAAGCTCTACACTGA